One region of Bombus vancouverensis nearcticus unplaced genomic scaffold, iyBomVanc1_principal scaffold0036, whole genome shotgun sequence genomic DNA includes:
- the LOC143304450 gene encoding uncharacterized protein LOC143304450, whose amino-acid sequence MKDRVDLQQKFYTIAGQASAILEEANKQAEPTTTNLATKPSDMSLPEPVDLPRIQLPTFSGAYEDWPGFADQFRSTVHDNPRIDDCKRLMYLRSCLKHGAALAIASLSNAAANYAVAWEILERRYNRPAKIVERHLQEIFDAASSSRIAHRDLQSYTTKLEAHYKALAAIGQPTADALLLHLCTANLDRETDSIWKEKIRSTPFPTFPDFLQFLNDRCQVIEPARTTRPPRGQAFVTSRSPPLCPICHGPHKIWRCNTFRTKTIDERILAAEEISACTNCLLPGHKLQHCTSGSCRICDQRHHTLLHRSDAPMSNQTPPTTPPSTRKAPSYHPNNPSSNSQRQNRQ is encoded by the exons ATGAAG GACCGGGTTGACCTACAACAGAAGTTCTACACCATCGCCGGACAGGCGTCCGCCATCCTTGAGGAGGCAAACAAGCAAGCAGAACCAACCACCACAAATCTTGCAACAAAGCCATCGGACATGTCATTGCCGGAACCCGTCGATTTGCCTAGAATTCAGCTACCCACCTTTTCTGGAGCCTACGAAGATTGGCCGGGGTTCGCGGATCAATTTCGCTCCACGGTCCACGATAACCCCCGCATAGACGACTGCAAGCGACTGATGTATCTCCGTTCTTGCCTAAAGCATGGGGCAGCTCTAGCGATCGCGTCATTAAGCAATGCGGCAGCTAACTACGCAGTCGCCTGGGAAATATTAGAACGACGGTATAACAGACCAGCCAAAATTGTCGAGAGACACTTGCAGGAGATATTTGACGCAGCCTCCTCATCACGGATAGCACATCGCGATTTGCAGTCCTACACGACCAAGTTGGAAGCTCATTACAAAGCCTTGGCCGCCATCGGACAACCAACCGCAGATGCCCTGCTTTTGCACCTATGTACCGCCAACCTTGATCGGGAAACCGATTCAATATGGAAGGAAAAGATAAGGTCCACACCATTCCCCACGTTCCCGGACTTCTTGCAATTCTTGAACGATCGCTGTCAGGTCATAGAACCTGCAAGAACGACACGCCCACCACGAGGGCAGGCATTTGTCACGTCACGATCACCGCCACTCTGTCCAATCTGCCATGGACCACACAAAATTTGGCGCTGCAACACCTTTAGGACGAAGACGATCGACGAACGGATTCTAGCCGCCGAGGAAATCTCAGCGTGTACGAATTGCCTGCTACCAGGACACAAATTGCAACACTGCACCTCTGGCTCTTGCCGCATATGTGATCAACGCCATCACACGCTCCTACATCGATCAGACGCGCCAATGAGCAATCAGACGCCTCCCACCACGCCCCCAAGCACAAGGAAAGCTCCGTCATACCATCCAAATAATCCATCATCCAACTCGCAACGACAAAACAGACAATGA